The following proteins are co-located in the Cutaneotrichosporon cavernicola HIS019 DNA, chromosome: 3 genome:
- a CDS encoding uncharacterized protein (Uncharacterized alpha/beta hydrolase domain (DUF2235)), with protein MKSSLNKSPSDQNPILTESELPSPSPSTPTFPGPSRRAIDTIVMEHASSLMPLDEGPPKRAGRNIVVLLDGTGQGFCDTNSNIIKLHTVLKADEEQFLYYSSGLGTVLPASTGSWANARREMAMIIDKAVAWNFDDCVCDAYAYLMDYYTPGDRVYIFGFSRGAYVARALAGMIQKVGLLPRGNQRSLKAAYRVYTDPKAVRSERADDSANQPGAQYRRIFSLSRPVVIEFLGAWDTVSSLGGFRLPRLPFASGVKTVKFLRQALALDERRIRFTPEYIHYDAEENALWERVRVCKTHLAQLSSRYASRQDPGMEHAQMERAQMERAQKDLAHARAELNNKFPIYEKTKLGMLKRRRMDCWFMGCHSDVGGGNDLNGDPSLSNIPLRWIVREAVDCGLLLSATGMSYLAAMAIPEWARKGYPNENHCGPSAATIDFLSCLAAIVDETLTSPCTEQEALNDMDKLCQQIKQEELRKLVDLVAWRDVGPDLLSLDATRPCKESLRGFVYRSLEVCPLKTRWYAPDMGTVETKSRVTVNFGAPRRMMPGQRVHMSVYHRMNAPEQLGLPKYRPRARLPSEFKDWDDALRKKEDPLWLM; from the exons ATGAAGTCGTCCCTCAATAAGTCGCCATCGGACCAGAACCCGATCCTCACTGAATCGGAGCTCCCAAGCCCCAGTCCCAGCACCCCAACGTTCCCCGGACCTAGTAGGCGGGCAATCGATACAATTGTGATGGAGCacgcgtcctcgctcaTGCCCCTTGATGAGGGACCGCCGAAACGGGCCGGGCGCAACATagtcgtcctccttgacggAACAGGCCAGGGGTTCTGCGATACCAACTCAAACATCATCAAGCTCCACACAGTACTTAAAGCGGATGAGGAACAGTTTCTCTACTACAGTAGCGGCCTGG GTACTGTTCTGCCGGCTAGCACTGGGTCGTGGGCCAacgcgcggcgcgagatGGCAATGATCATCGACAAGGCTGTCGCATG GAACTTTGACGACTGTGTCTGCGACGCCTACGCCTACTTGATGGACTACTACACGCCAGGAGACCGCGTGTACATCTTCGGTTTCTCGCGTGGTGCATACGTTGCCCGTGCGCTTGCTGGCATGATTCAGAAG GTGGGCCTGCTCCCACGCGGTAACCAGCGTTCCCTCAAAGC TGCATACCGAGTATACACAGACCCGAAGGCTGTCCGGAGCGAACGGGCTGATGACTCGGCAAACCAACCCGGTGCACAATACAGGCGCAttttctctctctcgcgGCCTGTGGTAATCGAATTCCTCGGCGCGTGGGATACGGTATCGAGCCTGGGCGGGTTTAGGTTGCCACGTTTGCCCTTTGCGAGCGGTGTGAAGACTGTCAAGTTTTTACGACAGGCACTTGCCCTCGATGAGCGCCGTATCCGCTTCACGCCCGAGTACATACACTatgacgccgaggagaacgcGTTGTGGGAACGAGTCAGAGTCTGCAAAACCCATCTGGCGCAACTGAGCTCCAGGTATGCTAGTAGGCAGGATCCGGGGATGGAGCATGCTCAGATGGAGCGTGCGCAGATGGAGCGTGCGCAGAAGGATCTTGCCCATGCCAGGGCAGAACTGAACAACAAGTTCCCAATCTACGAAAAGACCAAACTTGGAATGTTAAAGAGGCGCCGGATGGACTGCTGGTTCATGGGCTGTCACTCGGACGTTGGGGGTGGCAACGACCTGAACGGCGATCCGTCTCTGTCAAACATCCCCCTGCG ctgGATAGTGCGTGAGGCTGTGGATTGTGGCCTACTACTCAGCGCAACGGGAATGTCTTATCTCGCAGCCATGGCGATCCCCGagtgggcgaggaagggTTACCCCAACGAGAACCACTGCGGGCCGAGTGCAGCCACGATAGACTTCCTGAGTTGCCTCGCCGCGATCGTCGATGAGACGCTCACGAGTCCTTGCACGGAGCAGGAGGCGCTGAACGACATGGACAAGCTGTGCCAACAAATCAAACAGGAAGAGCTCCGCAAGCTGGTGGACTTGGTGGCCTGGCGCGATGTCGGGCCCGACCTCCTGTCCTTGGATGCCACAAGACCGTGTAAAGAGAGCCTCCGAGGCTTCGTCTATCGGAGCCTAGAAGTCTGCCCCCTCAAGACAAGATGGTACGCGCCTGACATGGGGACCGTCGAAACCAAGTCGAGGGTGAC CGTCAACTTTGGTGCGCCGAGACGGATGATGCCGGGTCAGCGCGTTCACATGTCCGTGTACCACCGAATGAACGCACCGGAGCAGCTGGGCTTGCCCAAGTATAGGCCCCGAGCACGGCTCCCGTCCGAGTTCAAGGACTGGGACGATGCGCTTAGGAAAAAAGAGGATCCGCTTTGGCTGATGTGA